AGTTGCTTTAAAGATCGACATAACAAAAAACCACTGCTGAAATTCAGCAGTGGCTCATGTGCTTGGCGGCGTCCTACTCTCCCAGGACCCTTCGGTCCAAGTACCATCGGCGCTGGAGGGCTTAACGGTCGTGTTCGGGATGGGTACGCGTGGAACCCCTCCGCCATCGCCACCAAACGGATGTTTTCCGGTCGCTTCGCTTCCCGAATCTCTTCAGGAAAATCATCGACTACAGAAAACGCGCTACAGAGATCTTACTCCCTGAAAACTGGAACCGAAACGAATCTTGCGTTTAATTTGGATAAGCCCTCGACCGATTAGTATTGGTCAGCTCCATGCATTGCTGCACTTCCACCTCCAACCTATCTACCTCGTCGTCTTCAAGGGGTCTTACTAAATTGGGAAATCTCATCTTGAGGGGGGCTTCACGCTTAGATGCTTTCAGCGCTTATCCCGTCCGTACGTAGCTACCCAGCCATGCTCCTGGCGGAACAACTGGTGCACCAGCGGTACGTCCATCCCGGTCCTCTCGTACTAAGGACAGCTCCTCTCAAATTTCCTACGCCCACGACAGATAGGGACCGAACTGTCTCACGACGTTCTGAACCCAGCTCGCGTACCGCTTTAATGGGCGAACAGCCCAACCCTTGGGACCTACTTCAGCCCCAGGATGCGATGAGCCGACATCGAGGTGCCAAACCTCCCCGTCGATGTGGACTCTTGGGGGAGATAAGCCTGTTATCCCCAGGGTAGCTTTTATCCGTTGAGCGATGGCCCTTCCATGCGGTACCACCGGATCACTAAGCCCGACTTTCGTCCCTGCTCGACTTGTTGGTCTCGCAGTCAAGCTCCCTTCTGCCTTTGCACTCTTCGAATGATTTCCAACCATTCTGAGGGAACCTTGGGACGCCTCCGTTACGCTTTAGGAGGCGACCGCCCCAGTCAAACTGCCCGCCTGACACGGTCCCCGCACCCGATGAGGGTGCCAGGTTAGAACCTAGATACGATCAGGGTGGTATCCCAACGGCGCCTCCACCGAAGCTGGCGCTCCGGCTTCTAAGGCTCCCACCTATCCTGTACAGATCGTACCCAAGTTCAATATCAAGCTGCAGTAAAGCTCCATGGGGTCTTTCCGTCTTGTCGCGGGTAACCTGCATCTTCACAGGTATTAAAATTTCACCGGATCTCTCGTTGAGACAGCGCCCAAGTCGTTACGCCATTCGTGCGGGTCAGAATTTACCTGACAAGGAATTTCGCTACCTTAGGACCGTTATAGTTACGGCCGCCGTTTACTGGGGCTTCGGTTCACAGCTTCGGGTTTAACCCCTAACCGCTCCCCTTAACCTTCCAGCACCGGGCAGGCGTCAGCCCGTATACTTCGCCTTGCGGCTTCGCACAGACCTGTGTTTTTGCTAAACAGTCGCTTGGGCCTTTTCACTGCGGCCCCCTCGGGCTATTCACCCTACCGAGGCACCCCTTCTCCCGAAGTTACGGGGTCATTTTGCCGAGTTCCTTAACGAGAGTTCTTCCGCGCGCCTTAGAATTCTCTTCTCGCCTACCTGTGTCGGTTTGCGGTACGGGCACCTTCTCCTGGCTAGAGGCTTTTCTTGGCAGTGTGAGATCATGACCTTCGCTACTGTAATTTTCGCTCCCCATCACAGCCCAGCCTTATGGTGTACGGATTTGCCTATACACCAGCCTCGCTGCTTGGACGGACATCCATCAGTCCGCGTCACTACCCTCCTGCGTCCCCCCATCGCTCATAGCGGATTACGGTGGTACAGGAATATCAACCTGTTGTCCTTCGACTACGCCTGTCGGCCTCGCCTTAGGTCCCGACTTACCCTGAGCGGACGAGCCTTCCTCAGGAAACCTTGGGCTTTCGGCGGATCAGATTCTCACTGATCTTTTCGTTACTCATACCGGCATTCTCACTTGTATGCTGTCCAGCTGTCCTTACAGTCAACCTTCAACCCACATACAACGCTCCCCTACCCCTGATGCAAAGCATCAAGCCATAGCTTCGGTGGTGTGTTTAGCCCCGTTACATTTTCGGCGCAGAGTCACTCGACCAGTGAGCTATTACGCACTCTTTCAATGGTGGCTGCTTCTAAGCCAACATCCTGGTTGTCTGTGCAACTCCACATCCTTTCCCACTTAACACACACTTGGGGACCTTAGCTGATGGTCTGGGCTGTTTCCCTTTTGACAATGGATCTTAGCACTCACTGTCTGACTCCCGGTGCATCAGTAGCTGGCATTCGGAGTTTGACTGAGCTTGGTAACCCTTGCGGGCCCCGCACCCAATCAGTGCTCTACCTCCAGTACTGTTAATCACCGAGGCTAGCCCTAAAGCTATTTCGGGGAGAACCAGCTATCTCCGAGTTCGATTGGAATTTCTCCGCTACCCCCACCTCATCCCCGCACTTTTCAACGTGCGTGGGTTCGGGCCTCCAGTGCGTGTTACCGCACCTTCACCCTGGACAGGGGTAGATCACACGGTTTCGGGTCTACGCCCACGTACTTAAGTCGCCCTATTCAGACTCGCTTTCGCTGCGGCTCCGGCTTCTCGCCTTAACCTTGCACGTTAAACGTAACTCGCCGGTTCATTCTACAAAAGGCACGCCATCACCCATTTAACGGGCTCTGACTTCTTGTAAGCACACGGTTTCAGGTACTATTTCACTCCCCTTCCGGGGTGCTTTTCACCTTTCCCTCACGGTACTGTTTCACTATCGGTCGCCAGGGAGTATTTAGCCTTGGCAGATGGTCCTGCCGGATTCATACGGGGTTTCACGTGCCCCGCACTACTCGGGATCCGTCTCGGAGGGAACCAAATTTGGGCTACAGGGCTTTTACCTCTATCGCGGGCCTTTCCAGACCTCTTCGCCTATCTTGTTCCTTTGTAACTCCATGTGAGACGTCCCACAACCCCAGGGAGCAAGCTCCCTGGTTTAGGCTGTTCCGCGTTCGCTCGCCGCTACTGACGGAATCACTCTTGTTTTCTCTTCCTCAGGGTACTTAGATGTTTCAGTTCCCCTGGTCTGCCTCCACCTACCCTATGAATTCAGGTAGGAGTGACTGTGCATTACCACAGCCGGGTTTCCCCATTCGGACACCCCCGGATCAACGCTTGCTTACAGCTCCCCGAGGCTTTTTCGTTGTTCGCCACGTCCTTCATCGGCTCCTGGCGCCTAGGCATCCTCCGTGTGCTCTTAATAGCTTAACCAATTAAGCACTTTATCTTCACTTGATCAATCGCTTGACACAAGTTCAGCTAAAAGATGTTCTAAAACGCAATTTTCGTTTCGGTATCCAGTTTTCAAGGATCAAGATTGAGAGTTTGAGCTCTCAAAACTGAGCAACGAGTGAGCAACAGGCCTAAACCTGAGTTTTGGAAGCTTAGCTTCCGATTTGAATGTTTCCACTCGGGAAACGATTCTCCATAGAAAGGAGGTGATCCAGCCGCACCTTCCGATACGGCTACCTTGTTACGACTTCACCCCAATCATCTACCCCACCTTCGGCGGCTGGCTCCCTTGCGGGTTACCCCACCGACTTCGGGTGTTGTAAACTCTCGTGGTGTGACGGGCGGTGTGTACAAGACCCGGGAACGTATTCACCGCGGCATGCTGATCCGCGATTACTAGCAATTCCGACTTCATGCAGGCGAGTTGCAGCCTGCAATCCGAACTGAGACCGGCTTTATAAGATTGGCTCCACCTCGCGGTTTCGCTTCCCGTTGTACCGGCCATTGTAGTACGTGTGTAGCCCAGGTCATAAGGGGCATGATGATTTGACGTCATCCCCACCTTCCTCCGGTTTGTCACCGGCAGTCACTCTAGAGTGCCCAGCTTCACCTGCTGGCAACTAAAGTCAAGGGTTGCGCTCGTTGCGGGACTTAACCCAACATCTCACGACACGAGCTGACGACAACCATGCACCACCTGTCTCCTCTGTCCCGAAGGCCGCGCCTATCTCTAGACGATTCAGAGGGATGTCAAGACCTGGTAAGGTTCTTCGCGTTGCTTCGAATTAAACCACATACTCCACTGCTTGTGCGGGTCCCCGTCAATTCCTTTGAGTTTCAGTCTTGCGACCGTACTCCCCAGGCGGAGTGCTTACTGTGTTAACTTCGGCACCAAGGGTATCGAAACCCCTAACACCTAGCACTCATCGTTTACGGCGTGGACTACCAGGGTATCTAATCCTGTTTGCTCCCCACGCTTTCGCGCCTCAGCGTCAGTTACAGCCCAGAAAGTCGCCTTCGCCACTGGTGTTCCTCCACATCTCTACGCATTTCACCGCTACACGTGGAATTCCACTTTCCTCTTCTGCACTCAAGCTGCCCAGTTTCCAGTGCGACCACAGGTTGAGCCCATGGTTTAAACACCAGACTTAAACAGCCGCCTGCGCGCGCTTTACGCCCAATAATTCCGGACAACGCTTGCCCCTACGTATTACCGCGGCTGCTGGCACGTAGTTAGCCGGGGCTTTCTTCTCAGGTACCGTCACTCTTGTAGCAGTTACTCTACAAGACGTTCTTCCCTGGCAACAGAGCTTTACGATCCGAAAACCTTCATCACTCACGCGGCGTTGCTCCGTCAGGCTTTCGCCCATTGCGGAAGATTCCCTACTGCTGCCTCCCGTAGGAGTCTGGGCCGTGTCTCAGTCCCAGTGTGGCCGTTCACCCTCTCAGGTCGGCTACGCATCGTCGCCTTGGTGAGCCGTTACCCCACCAACTAGCTAATGCGCCGCAGGCCCATCCCCTGGTAGCAGATTGCTCCGCCTTTCCGTCTTCCGGTATGCACCAGAAGGTCTTATCCGGTATTAGCTACCGTTTCCGGTAGTTATCCCAGTCCAAGGGGCAGGTTGCCTACGTGTTACTCACCCGTCCGCCGCTAAGTCCTTTTGAGAGCAAGCTCTCAAAAGGACTCCGCTCGACTTGCATGTATTAGGCACGCCGCCAGCGTTCGTCCTGAGCCAGGATCAAACTCTCCAATAAGGTTTTTTCGTGAGGTTACCACCCGGATCACTCCGAGAAAATAACCATCCGAAAAGTTTATCGATAGAGCGATAAGCTCATTTTGAAACATCTGACGAGAATTTGCATTCTCTTCATTTTGGAACTCGCTAAAGCGAATCCCCACTCACTCGTTGTTCAGTTTTCAAAGATCAAACTTTATCGTTTTAAATCTTCAGTGCGGATGAGCATTTCTCAACCGGATCTTTATCATATCACTTTTTTCGACCGATTGCAACAACTTTTTTAAAAGCGTCAGCGTCTTTATATTAAGACTCTCTTTTTCCCTATTAAAAAATTGTTGTTAAACAGCTGCATCAGCGACTGGATTTATAATATAACATGTCCCGGCAAGAGTAACAACCCGTAAATTTTACCAATTTGGAGCTGGTATCATTTCCTTACTCAATTCGCCCTAAAGTCCCGTAAAGGAAACGCACACGAAAAGCGTGCAGACCGCACCCAAAGATAATGGATCTGCACGCGCAATTTCTATAATATTGACACCTTAATCGGAAATCCAGGGATTCCGGCGTTTTTTCGACGTCCCTCTGCTTTTGCTAGAATTCTGTTTAGCGGAGCCGCTCGGTTTGACATCCTTGCCGGAACGGCTTGATGTTTTGACTTTGGCTGCGGACGTAGCGGAAGCTGCTTTGGTCTCAACAGGGGCGGCATTCTGGACTGCCGCAGTCCCGTTGACCGTATTCAGCCCCTCCTGCGAAGACAATTCTCCTGCTGCGGCATCCGCCTGCGTCTCTCCCGGGATTCGGCTCAAGTAGTCCCAATCGTCCTTGCCCGGATATTCCGGCATCTGTGGAATGCCTGCGGTAACGGGAGAGCCGTAAGCTCCGGGTGGGTATGAAGGCGCCGAATAGGGTGGGGGAAACCCCATTCCATATGGAAAGCTTTGGGCTTCGCTCGTATAAACAGGCATTGCGCCATATACCGGTGCCTCATGGCCGCCAGGGTACGGCTGGAGACCGTCGCATCCACAGGAAGGCCAAGGAAGTGTTGCCGGCTGAATGCCGTACTGCGGTGAGGTATAGGCCGGATGCTCCGGGTAGGGTTTGACGTTGGCGGCGGGCATCTCTGCGGTATAGCCCGGCATGACTCCCGGATAGCACGGCGCCGCGATATTGGCGACAGGATAAACCGGTGCCGGGTAGCAATAAGGAGCCTGCATTTCAGGCATATACGCAGCAGGCTGAACGTTGCTAGGAGCATAAGGGATCGGCTGCACAGCCTCATACAGCGGGTATGTTGGAGGGCAGTCGTAATAGTACGGATTTTCGGCTATCCCCGGGTATCCAAAGGATTTATCGCAGGGGGTTACAGGTTCACAGGCGCAATATTCTTTGGGATGCTCGGGCATCGGTGGCAAAGAAACGGCTTCTTGGGCAGGAA
This region of Paenibacillus sp. URB8-2 genomic DNA includes:
- a CDS encoding LysM peptidoglycan-binding domain-containing protein, with amino-acid sequence MKIHMVKQGDTLYELSKKYGVPLDKLIEANPQIANPEVLAIGDKVKIPSVPVPVPDGGELFHKHTVMQGDTLWKLSKAWGIQLKDIIQANPQLKNPDVLKIGDIVNIPKKGAAPLVHQPEHAVMGVSDKTVPGGKAYTGPIEKAKETAPIAPVPVEPAPAPVNPMPVIPAPVIPAPVAPVTEKIHTESQSLFVQISVPAQEAVSLPPMPEHPKEYCACEPVTPCDKSFGYPGIAENPYYYDCPPTYPLYEAVQPIPYAPSNVQPAAYMPEMQAPYCYPAPVYPVANIAAPCYPGVMPGYTAEMPAANVKPYPEHPAYTSPQYGIQPATLPWPSCGCDGLQPYPGGHEAPVYGAMPVYTSEAQSFPYGMGFPPPYSAPSYPPGAYGSPVTAGIPQMPEYPGKDDWDYLSRIPGETQADAAAGELSSQEGLNTVNGTAAVQNAAPVETKAASATSAAKVKTSSRSGKDVKPSGSAKQNSSKSRGTSKKRRNPWISD